The Candidatus Methylomirabilota bacterium genome segment CAGTACCACGACATCCGCCCCCACAAGGGTTTGTACTGCCAGCTGGTCAAGCACGACATGGTCGACCGGATCACGACGGACGACGCGATCGAGCGCGCCAAGCACCTGCCGCCGCAGACGACGCGGGCGCGCCTGCGGGGCGAATTCATCCGGCAGGCCAACCTCAAGGGGAAGGACTACCGCGTGGACTGGGTGTACCTGAAGCTCAACGACCCGGAGCGCGAGACCATCCTCTGCAAGGACCCGTTCCAGAGCCACGACGAGCGGGTGGAGCGCCTGATCCGCTCCTTCTAGCGTCGGCGGCCGCCTGACCAGGCGACGTCCATGAGCCTCACTTCCGAAGCCATCCAGATGCTGGTCACCGGGGAGCACGGCGATCCCTTCTCGGTGCTGGGTCCTCACGCGTCCCGCGACGGCAGCGTCACCGTCCGCGCCTTCCTGCCCGGCGCCGGCGAGGTCGCGGTCGTGGCCGACGGCGGCGCCTTCCTCGCCCATCCGCTCAAGCCGATCCATCCGGACGGGCTCTGGGAGGGCGAGATCGCCGGGCGGCCGCCGCTGGCGTATCGTCTCCGGGTGACGGACGGCGCGGGACACGTCGCCGACGTCGAGGATCCGTACCGGTTCCCGCCGACGCTGTCCGGCTTCGACCTCCACCTGCTCAGCGAAGGCACCCACTACCGCGTCTACGACAAGCTCGGCGCCCATGCGGCGTCCCTCGACGATGTGGCGGGCGTCATCTTCGCCGTGTGGGCGCCCAACGCGAAGCGCGTCAGCGTGGTCGGCGACTGGAACGGCTGGGACGGGCGCAGGCACCCGATGCGCCTGCACCCGGGCAACGGCGTCTGGGAACTCTTCCTGCCGGGCGTGGCCGAGGGCGCGCGCTACAAGTTCGAGATCCTGTCCAACTCAGGCGCGCCGCTCGCGCTGAAGAGCGACCCGTACGCGTTCGGCTTCGAGCCCGACGAGCCCCGCACGGCCTCCGTGGTCGAGCGCCTCGACGGCTACCCGTGGTCCGACGGCGCGTGGCTTTCCGAGCGCGGCAGGCGGCAGGCGCTCGATGCGCCCATGAGCGTCTACGAGGTGCATCTCGGCTCGTGGCGCCACAAGCCCGAGGAGGGCCACCGTTCCATGGACTACCGGGAAGCCGCCGAGCAGCTGGCGGACTACGTGACGGAGATGGGCTTCACGCACGTGGAGCTCCTGCCCGTGATGGAGCATCCCTTCTACGCCTCGTGGGGCTACCAGACGCTCGGGTACTACGCCCCCACGCGGCGCTTCGGCCGCCCGCAGGACTTCATGGCCTTCGTGGACCATCTGCACAGGCGCGGGATCGGGGTGCTCCTCGACTGGGTGCCGGCCCACTTCCCCCGGGACCCGCACGGGCTCGCCTACTTCGACGGCACGCATCTCTTCGAGCACGCCGACCCGCGCGAGCGCGAGCACCCCGACTGGGGCACGCGCGTCTTCAACTACGGCCGGCGCGAGGTCGCCAACTTCCTGATCGGCAACGCGCTCTTCTGGCTCGAGCGGTACCACGTGGACGGCCTGCGCGTGGATGCGGTCGCCTCGATGATCTACCGCGACTACTCGCGGAAGGCCGGCGAGTGGGTGCCGAACGTCCACGGCGGGCGCGAGAACCTCGAGGCCATCGCGTTCCTGAAGCGGCTCAACGAAGTTGTCTACGGCGCTCACCCCGGCGTCGTCACCGTCGCCGAGGAGTCCACGGCCTGGCCCATGGTCTCGCGGCCCGTGCACCTGGGGGGTCTGGGCTTCGGGCTCAAGTGGAACATGGGCTGGATGCACGACGTGCTCGACTACATGCGCCGGGAGAGCGTGCACCGCAAGTACCACCACAACCAGCTGACGTTCGGGATGCTCTACGCCTGGACGGAGAACTTCGTCCTGCCGCTCAGCCACGACGAGGTCGTCCACGGCAAGGGCTCGCTGATCGCCAAGATGCCAGGCGACGACTGGCAGCGCTTCGCCAACCTGCGCCTCCTGTACGCTTTCATGTGGGCGTACCCCGGCAAGAAGCTCCTCTTCATGGGCAGCGAGTTCGGCCAGTCCGGTGAGTGGAACCACGACCAGAGCCTCGACTGGCATCTGCTCGACATGGGGCCCTACCACCGCGGCCTCCAGCGCCTCGTGGGCGAACTCAACCGCCTCTACCGCGCGGAGCCCTCGATTCACCAGCAGGATTGTGAGCCGGCGGGCTTCGCCTGGATGGATTGCGCCGACGCGGAGCAGAGCGTCGTCGCGTTCGCCCGCTTCGCGCGCGACCCCAGCCGCCTCACGCTGTGCGTCTGCAACTTCACGCCGGTGCCGCGCCACGGCTACCGCGTCGGCGTCCCCACCCCCGGCTTCTACCGGGAAGCCCTCAACAGCGACAGCGGTCTCTACGGCGGCTCGGACGCGGGCAATGGCGGGGGCGTCAGGAGTGAGCCGATCGCCTGGCACGGCCAGCCTCACTCCGTGCTCCTGACGCTGCCGCCGCTCGGCGCGCTGTGGCTCACGCTGGTGGAGGGCTAGGCGCGATGGCCGCCGCGCCCTTCCGCACCCGACCGGGGCGTCCTTACCCGCTGGGCGCCACCTGGGACGGATCCGGCGTCAACTTCGCACTCTTCAGCGAGCACGCGACGGCGGTCGATCTCTGCCTCTTCGACGCGGCGAACCCCGCGCGCGAGGTCCGGCGGATCGCCGTCACCGAGCGCAGCGACCAGATCTGGCACGTCTATCTGCCCGAAGCGCGCCCTGGCCTGCTCTACGGCTACCGCGTCCACGGCCCCTACGCGCCCGCCGTCGGGCACCGCTTCAATCCGGCCAAGTTCCTGCTCGATCCCTACGCGAAGGCCGTAGCCGGCAGCGTCAGTTGGGACGACGCCCTCTTCGGCTACCGCCCCGGCGACGCGGAGACGAGCGCGACGCCCGACCCGCGCGACAGCGCGGCCTTCGTCCCCAAGTGCGTCGTCGTCGAGTCGGCGTTCTCCTGGGGTGACGACAGGCTGCTCCGCACGCCGTGGCACAAGACCGTCATCTACGAGGTCCACGTCAAGGGCTTCACCGCGCGGCACCCGCAGGTGCCGCCGGAGCTCCGCGGCACGTACGCGGGGCTCGCCTCCCCGCCGGCGCTCGAGCATCTGAAGCGGCTGGGCGTGACGGCCGTCGAGCTCCTGCCCGTCCACCACTCGGTCGCGGAGCAGCACCTCGTCGAGCGCGGGCTCACGAACTACTGGGGCTACAACTCGATCGGGTACCTGGCTCCGGACTCCCGCTTTGCCTCCACCGGCGCCCGCGGCGAGCAGGTCGCCGAGTTCAAGACCATGGTCAAGCGCCTGCACCAGGCCGGCATCGAGGTCATCCTCGACGTGGTCTACAACCACACGGCCGAGGGCAACCACGGCGGGCCCACGCTCTGCTTCCGCGGCATCGACAACGCCGCGTACTACCGCGTCGAGACGGGCGACCGCCGCCGCTACCGCGACTACACCGGCTGCGGCAATACGCTGAACCTGACGCACCCGTGCTCGCTCCAGCTCCTGATGGACAGCCTGCGCTACTGGGTGCTCGACATGCACGTGGACGGCTTCCGCTTCGACCTGGCCTCGGCGCTGGCCCGCGAGCTCCACGACGTGGGCCGCCTGTCGTCCTTTTTCGACGTCATCCACCAGGACCCGGTCATCTCGCAGGTGAAGCTGATCGCGGAGCCGTGGGACCTCGGCGAGGGCGGTTACCAGGTCGGCAACTTTCCGCCGGGCTGGGCCGAGTGGAACGGGAAGTACCGCGACACCATCCGCCGCTACTGGAAGGGCGACTGGGGCCAGGTCGGCGAGCTCGCCTACCGCCTGACGGGCTCGAGCGACCTCTACGAGCAGGGCGGCCGGCGCCCCTCGGCCAGCATCAACTTCGTCACGGCGCACGACGGCTTCACCCTGGCCGACCTGGTCGCCTACACCAGGAAGCGGAACGACACTAACGGGGAAGAAAACCGCGACGGCAGCGACGAGAACTTCTCCTGGAACTGCGGTGTCGAGGGGCAAACCGACGACGCGGACGTGCGGGCGCTCCGCGAGCGCCACCAGCGCAACATCCTCGCCACGCTCCTCCTCTCGCAGGGCGTGCCGATGCTGTCGGGCGGCGACGAGATTGCCCGCACCCAGCGCGGCAACAACAACGCCTACTGCCAGGACAACGATACGTCCTGGTTCGCGTGGCCGCCGATGGGCTCGGCCGCCCGCCTGCTCGACTTCACGCGACGGCTGATTCGTCTCCGGCTCGACCACCCCGTCTTCCAGCGCCGCCGCTTCTTCCAGGGGCGGCGCATCCACGGCTCGGCCGTCAAGGACCTCTCCTGGTTGAAACCCGACGGCACCGAGATGACCGACGAGGAGTGGAGCAACTCGCACAGCCGCTGCCTCGGTCTCCACCTGGCCGGCGACGCCATCGAGGAGGTCGACGACGAGGGGCTGCCGGTGCGGGACGACACCTTCCTCATCCTGCTGAACGCCCACGACGAGGCCGTGCCCTTCGTCCTGCCGAACCACCAGCCGCGCATCGAGTGGGAGCCCTACCTCGACACGCGCGACTGGGAGCCCGTCCTCGAAGGACGGCTCTTCAAGGGCAGCGAGCCCTACCCGCTCGAAGGCCGCACGCTGGCCGTGCTCCGGCAACGCGTGAAGGAGTCCGCCTGATGGCCGACATGCCCGAATTCGAATCCGAGATGCACCGCACCGCCGTGGCCCAGCTCGATCAGGTCGCGGAGCGCCTCCACCTCGACCACGACACCCACATCCGGCTTCGCTACCCGAGGAGGGCGCTCGTGGTGTCCATCCCGGTGCGGATGGACAACGGGCGCACGGAAGTCTTCATGGGCTACCGGGTCCATCACGACACGGCCCTCGGCCCGACCAAGGGCGGCGTGCGCTACGATACCGACGTCAACATGGGCGAGGTGACGGCGCTCGCCATGCTGATGACCTGGAAGTGCTCGCTCATGGGCCTGCCCTATGGCGGCGCCAAGGGTGGCGTGCGGTGCACCCCGCGCGGCATGTCCAAGCGGGAGCTCGAAGCGCTCACGCGCCGCTACACGGCCGAGATCATGCTGTTCATCGGTCCCGACCTCGACATCCCGGCGCCCGATCTCGGCACCGACGAGCAGACCATGGCTTGGATGATGGACACCTACTCCATGACCCAGGGCAGGAGCGTGCCGGGCGTCGTCACGGGCAAGCCGATCCTGGTCGGCGGCTCGGCGGGCAGGCGCGAGGCCACGGGGCGCGGCATCGTCTACGTGCTCTACCAGGCGACCCACAGCCTGGGCGAGGAGCTCAAGGGCAAGAAGGTCGTCATCCAGGG includes the following:
- the glgB gene encoding 1,4-alpha-glucan branching protein GlgB is translated as MSLTSEAIQMLVTGEHGDPFSVLGPHASRDGSVTVRAFLPGAGEVAVVADGGAFLAHPLKPIHPDGLWEGEIAGRPPLAYRLRVTDGAGHVADVEDPYRFPPTLSGFDLHLLSEGTHYRVYDKLGAHAASLDDVAGVIFAVWAPNAKRVSVVGDWNGWDGRRHPMRLHPGNGVWELFLPGVAEGARYKFEILSNSGAPLALKSDPYAFGFEPDEPRTASVVERLDGYPWSDGAWLSERGRRQALDAPMSVYEVHLGSWRHKPEEGHRSMDYREAAEQLADYVTEMGFTHVELLPVMEHPFYASWGYQTLGYYAPTRRFGRPQDFMAFVDHLHRRGIGVLLDWVPAHFPRDPHGLAYFDGTHLFEHADPREREHPDWGTRVFNYGRREVANFLIGNALFWLERYHVDGLRVDAVASMIYRDYSRKAGEWVPNVHGGRENLEAIAFLKRLNEVVYGAHPGVVTVAEESTAWPMVSRPVHLGGLGFGLKWNMGWMHDVLDYMRRESVHRKYHHNQLTFGMLYAWTENFVLPLSHDEVVHGKGSLIAKMPGDDWQRFANLRLLYAFMWAYPGKKLLFMGSEFGQSGEWNHDQSLDWHLLDMGPYHRGLQRLVGELNRLYRAEPSIHQQDCEPAGFAWMDCADAEQSVVAFARFARDPSRLTLCVCNFTPVPRHGYRVGVPTPGFYREALNSDSGLYGGSDAGNGGGVRSEPIAWHGQPHSVLLTLPPLGALWLTLVEG
- the glgX gene encoding glycogen debranching protein GlgX — protein: MAAAPFRTRPGRPYPLGATWDGSGVNFALFSEHATAVDLCLFDAANPAREVRRIAVTERSDQIWHVYLPEARPGLLYGYRVHGPYAPAVGHRFNPAKFLLDPYAKAVAGSVSWDDALFGYRPGDAETSATPDPRDSAAFVPKCVVVESAFSWGDDRLLRTPWHKTVIYEVHVKGFTARHPQVPPELRGTYAGLASPPALEHLKRLGVTAVELLPVHHSVAEQHLVERGLTNYWGYNSIGYLAPDSRFASTGARGEQVAEFKTMVKRLHQAGIEVILDVVYNHTAEGNHGGPTLCFRGIDNAAYYRVETGDRRRYRDYTGCGNTLNLTHPCSLQLLMDSLRYWVLDMHVDGFRFDLASALARELHDVGRLSSFFDVIHQDPVISQVKLIAEPWDLGEGGYQVGNFPPGWAEWNGKYRDTIRRYWKGDWGQVGELAYRLTGSSDLYEQGGRRPSASINFVTAHDGFTLADLVAYTRKRNDTNGEENRDGSDENFSWNCGVEGQTDDADVRALRERHQRNILATLLLSQGVPMLSGGDEIARTQRGNNNAYCQDNDTSWFAWPPMGSAARLLDFTRRLIRLRLDHPVFQRRRFFQGRRIHGSAVKDLSWLKPDGTEMTDEEWSNSHSRCLGLHLAGDAIEEVDDEGLPVRDDTFLILLNAHDEAVPFVLPNHQPRIEWEPYLDTRDWEPVLEGRLFKGSEPYPLEGRTLAVLRQRVKESA
- a CDS encoding Glu/Leu/Phe/Val dehydrogenase — its product is MADMPEFESEMHRTAVAQLDQVAERLHLDHDTHIRLRYPRRALVVSIPVRMDNGRTEVFMGYRVHHDTALGPTKGGVRYDTDVNMGEVTALAMLMTWKCSLMGLPYGGAKGGVRCTPRGMSKRELEALTRRYTAEIMLFIGPDLDIPAPDLGTDEQTMAWMMDTYSMTQGRSVPGVVTGKPILVGGSAGRREATGRGIVYVLYQATHSLGEELKGKKVVIQGFGNVGGVVARMLWRDGAVIQGLSDFRGGVWNSQGLDLRALDEHVKEAGSVLGFRGADAISNHDLLEQPCDILVPAATGSQIREDNADRIRAKIIVEGANGPTTPEADAILRDRGVTVIPDILANAGGVVVSYFEWVQGLQFFFWKESEITSRLQEIMARAFTRVWNASKKDNVDLRTAALMEGVRRVADAHQIRGLYP